GTAAATGCTGCTATAGAAAGATAAAAACGACTCATGGTTCATCCTTTCTGAAATGATAGTATTACACATGAATATCCCATGACGGTTTTATTCCAGAAATATGTTGGTTCATTTAAACAGGAACCACCAAAAGGTCAAACGAATTTGTTTAGACTTATCAGTTTTTCCTTTTTGATAGCTATCATGTATTGACGAGATTATTGTAATAATAAAAAAGAAAATAGTTAAAACGAGAAGAGCTAGAAGAGCAACACAAGGGTGCAAACACTAAGTATCATTTAACTGGAAAGTTGTTATTTCGAGTTTACAGTTTTTAAGAGGATGCTGTTTAGTTGTTGTATATTTATCTTGTAACTTTTAAAGATAGTTTTAAGATAGATAGTTTGTTTCACATTTCTATAATGATGTGCCTTAGTGCTTTGTTATTGCATCGATGATAGTATTAACATTATGTTCCATCATATCGAGATAAGTTGCAGCGGGGCCATTTTTGTTCGATAATGCATCAGAGTACAGTGTTCCACCAATTTTTAAACCTGTTTCTTTTGAAATTTGTTTTATGAGGCGGGGATTCGAGATATTTTCAACGAACAGTGCAGCTGCTTTATTGGTTTTAATTTGGTTGATAAGTTTGGCCACATCGGCTGCAGTGGCTTCAGCTTCTGGTGAAGCACTTTGGGGTGCAAGAATAGTGAAACCATATTCTTGGGCAAAATAACCAAAGGCGTTATGAGACGTGATAATAATACGTCTATTTTTTGGGATGGTAGCAATCTTTGTTTTAAGTATTTCTTGTGTTTCTTTAAGCTTTTGAATGTAGGCGTTGGCATTTTTTCTGTAATTTGCACAGGATTGTTGATCGATTTTACAAAAAGCAGTAGCGATATTTTTGACATAAATTTCAACATTAGGGATAGTTTGCCAAGCATGTGGATCAATACTGCTGTGGTGATGATGTTGTTCGACTCCATGTCCTTGATTTTTAATTTCGAGAGGAAGGATATTGGCACTAACTTCGACAAGAA
This genomic window from Bartonella quintana contains:
- a CDS encoding metal ABC transporter solute-binding protein, Zn/Mn family, which encodes MSKIIQQVILLGALLGPALSPFSAFAHNKIRVVASFSILADLVKNVGGDHISITTLVGLNANTHIYEPIPRDAQALKNAHIIFINGLHLEGFIDRLITASGTKALLVEVSANILPLEIKNQGHGVEQHHHHSSIDPHAWQTIPNVEIYVKNIATAFCKIDQQSCANYRKNANAYIQKLKETQEILKTKIATIPKNRRIIITSHNAFGYFAQEYGFTILAPQSASPEAEATAADVAKLINQIKTNKAAALFVENISNPRLIKQISKETGLKIGGTLYSDALSNKNGPAATYLDMMEHNVNTIIDAITKH